TGTAAAGATGCTTCACGAAATGAGAGCGCCACCACGGCCTTTTAATCTTTCTTTCATACAATGCTGTTGTGAATTTTGAAGTTATTATCATTCCAAAATCCCCTATCATGTCATTCAGCGAAGGAAGAAGAATAAGCAGGGGAATTATTGCAGCCAGCTTTATCTGAATAGTCTGCAATCCAAACCCGCCAACAGAGCTTAAGATAGAAGCCAATATCAGCACCTTAAGGCTCTCTTTGATTATCTTGCCGATTATCATGCAGCCACCATTATTGCGATCAATATTGAAAACACGCTTATTATATCGCCTGTTGTTGTCAGGTAAGGCCCCATTATATTGTCCGGGTCATATCCGTGCCTGTAGAGCCAGAAGCAGCTTAGGACAGTCATTGGAATTTCAATGATATTTGAAAGAACAGCTGCGATCACTGCAATATATATTATTGCCGGGTTGTTTATGTTAAAGATAAAAAAAGTGGCAAAGTACGCAACAACGCCCAGGATAAAAGCAACTAAGACAACAAGCAGTGAAGACGCAGCAATGTTGTCTTTCAGAATAGCATTGTTTTTAAATTTAAAGGCAGGCTTTAATTTTTTCAGGTGCAAATCAACGCTTAATCTTCCTGCCAATGATCCGCTTATGTTGCCCCGCATCTCAAGGAATCCCGGAAGCAGGATAAGCAGCCCGGGAATGAGAAATAACTTATTGACAAAAACAGCAAGCATTGTTCCGGCAAATAAGCCGCCTGTTATTGAGATTATCTCGCTGAAAAAGATTTCCCTGAATTCTTCATCCATTTTAAATCTTGTCAATCTTCTTTATTCCGTTCATGTAAGGAACTAAAACTTTCGGCACAGTTATTGTTCCGTCTTTATTTTGGTAATTCTCAAGAATTGCCCTCATTGCCCTTGATGTTGCGATTCCTGTATTGTTCAGCGTATGCAGATACTCTCTTGTCCCATCTTTTCTCTGCAGTTTTATGTTAAGCCTTGCTGCCTGGTAAGCTGTGCAGTTTGAATTTGAGCCAACTTCAAAATACTGCTTTTCCCTTGGAGACCATGCTTCAATATCATATTTTTTTGCAGCTATTATCCCAATATCTCCTGTGCACACGCTTACAACCCTGAACGGAATCTCTAATGCTTTGTACATGTCTTCTGAATTTTTTTGGATTTCCTCGTGCATTTTCCATGATTCCTCTGGCCTGCAGAATACAAACTGCTCTATTTTATTGAACTGGTGCACTCTGAATAACCCCCTTGTATCAATGCCATGGCTTCCGATCTCCCTTCTGAAATTCGTGCTAATGCCGCAGAATCTTATTGGAAGGCCTTTCTCATCAAGCACTTCATTGGCATGCATTGCTCCCATTGGATGCTCTGATGTTGCAATCATGTAAAGGTCTTCATCCTGTATTTTATACATCACTTTTTCAAAAGCTTCGAGCTCGATAACTCCTTCATAGCTTTTTTTGTTCATCATAAATGGCGGCTCTATCAGCGTAAATCCGCGTTTTATCAGGAAATCAATTGCAAACCTTTGCAATGATAGGTCAAGCAATGCCAATGCTCCTTTAAGATAGTAGAACCCTGTTCCTGCAATCTTTGCAGCTCTTTTAAAATCCGCAATATTCAGCTCTTCCATTAGCTCGCCATGCGGCTTTACTTCAAAATCAAATTTCTTCGGCTTGCCGACTGTCCTGACAACGGCATTTTCAGAAGAATCCTTGCCATAAGGCACAGAATCATGCAGAATATTTGGAATCCTCATAAGATAATAATGTATCTTTTCCCTTAGCTCATTCTCTTTTTCTTCAAGTTTTTTTATTTTATCCGGAATTTCCTTTATTTCTTTTATAAGCTTTGAAATATCCCTGCCCTGTTTTTTTAATTCGTTGATTTCCAAAGAAGCCTTGTTTCTTCTTGCCCTCAGCTCATCAGCTTCCTGCTTTGCATTTCTCCATTCTTCATCCTTTTTAAGAAGGTCATCCAGCCATGCGATCTTTTCTTCATCATGCCTTTTCTTAAGGTCTTTCTTTACAACAGCCGGGTTTTTCCTTATGAAGCTTATATCGAGCATTTCAACATCTTTTATACCTGATTTTATATAGTTTTTGTTTTTATAAGCCAAGCATGACATAATCTGGCGGGTTGTAAGAAACTTCGATTTGCCTTCTTTTATAAAGGAATATTTTATTTGGCAAAGATGAATTTCCTCCTGCATAGGTTAAAAGCACTTCAATCCCGCGAATTTCATCGCCATTAAATTGCGCAATATTCTTTTTAGCCTTCATACTGCATCCTATCAAAACAATATCTGGCTTTTCTTCATCGGACAGCCTATTTGCGATCCGATAAACAAGCTCTTTAGTTAAAGCAACATTAACATTGCAATTATGATATTTTGTTTCAGTAAGCATGTTGATCACCTTGTTAATTGATTTTAAAAAACATAAAATTTGATAAACAATGAAAGCAGCCTAACAGCTGCCAGAAGAACAGGACATCCAGCAAATGATTATTTGATCCATAGGCTGAGGAATATAGGGCAACTATATAAATTTTTTCAATAACTTTATAAATAATGCCACTTTTCCATTATTTATTACCAAAACTGTGAGGTTATAAAGACGCAGCAAATTCTGCTCTTTTAGGTAATTAAGCTGAACAGACAGGTGAACAATATGACCAATGAAGAATCGTTTTTAGTTCCGCAGGACATTTATCTGAAGTCCGGAATACACATAGGAACAAAATTCAAGACAAAGTACATGGAGCAGTTCATCTACAAGACAAGGCCTGATGGATTATCAATCCTGAATCTGCAGAAGATAGATGAAAGAATAGCGGCTGCTGCAAGGTTCCTTGCCCAGTTCGCCCCTGAAGACATAATTGTTGTTTCAAGAAGAGAGAATGGCTGGAAGCCGGTAAAGCTCTTTGGCGATCTTACAGGAGCAACAGTATTTGCAGGCAGATATCCTCCGGGAATGCTTACCAATCCGCAGCTGGAAATATACAGAGAGGCAAAAATGCTGTTTGTTACAGATGCATGGCCCGACAGGAACGCTGTTATGGACGCCATCAAAATCGGAATCCCTGTTATAGCGCTTTGCGACACAAACAACCAGTCTAATTTTATTGACTTGGTTGTTCCGTGCAACAACAAGGGAAAGAAAAGCCTTGGATTGCTGTTTTACATCCTTACAAGAGAGTACATGAAACTGAGAGGCATGATAAAAAGCAACGAGGAATTCACAAAAACAGCAGATGATTTCACAGAAGAATAGCAATCCCTTGGTTTTTTATTTCAAAGCATACCTCTTTTCCTTCTTTTATCGAGCGGTGCTTTTGAAGAACTGCCTTTCTGCCGAAATTGTCTTTTCTTAATTCAATCAGGCATTTGCTCCCGTATTTCATTATGTCTCCGCCAACCATATTTACTTTTGTTTTATCCTCAAAATCCGCGTAAACCTGGTTCGTTAACAGAACAGGAATATTCTTATCGCGCGCAATCTCGCTGAGAAACGAAATCTGCTGGACAAGCGCATTATTCACATTATATCCGTTTTCAGATGATGCGAGCTCTAACCTATAAAGCATCGAAATTGTGTCAACAACAACCAGCCCTATTTTTTCGTTTATAATGTCTTTTAATTTTTCAAATACTTCCTTCTGCTGGGCAAAATTCATGGGCTTCAAAAAAATTATATTCTTGAGGATAGTCTCATAATCAGATGTTATCTGCTTGAACCTTTCAACAGAAAACCCGCCTTCGCTGTCAATAAAAATGACCTTTCTTCCTTCTTTTACTGCATTTATTGCTGCAAGCATGCACGAGCATGTCTTACCCGAGCTTGCCGGCCCGTACAAGGTTGTTATTATTCCCTTTTCATAGCCTCCTTCAAGAAGAAGATCAAGCGCATCAGAGCCTGTGCTCAGAATGTTTTTCATAAGCATATTAATGCAGCATCATTTATTAATTTTGCCCTTAAATTGCCCAAGGTCTTTAATATTATACTCGAAAATTTGTATAGATGCTTCATCATCAACCGACTCTTCAAATGGTCGGTATACTGCAATATGGGTCAAACCATTTTCTTTTTTTAGAAAAGCCAATTGGCCAGTCATGATAACCATTCCTTCTCTGCCAAAATTCCATTTATCGTGCCCTAATTCATCTTGCAAGAATTCTAATTCTTTAAAAACCAGCTTTCCAACTAGCACAGGGCCATCAAGATATAATTCTTCTTTTTGTTTTTGAGGTTGACCAAAATATCCTATTAATGTTTCTAATGCCCCTCGACTGCTAATGGCATTTTCCCCTCCTACAGTCAAATAATATTTTTTAATGTGGCAATCTTCCGACTCCCCGGATGAATTTGAATTTTTATCATCAAACAGAGCGGTATATTCCATTAATGTCGCTAAATCTTTCCTTACTTCACTATGTTTTTTAGATGAATCATTTACTTGTTGATCATCTTTAATTACCTCATCAAAATATTGCCTGACTCTTTGATAGGCTTCTTTTACTTTTGTAGTTAACTCGTTTAGTCTTTTCCCTTGCTCTCCTGCTTCATTCTCAGATTGCTCAACTCCAAGCTTAATTAATAGTTCTTTTACTGCCATTTTTACCCCTCATATAATTTTATTTCGTCAACCTTTCTTAAATCTAGCACACCTTTTTTAGCATTTTCATCAACAGCCATATAGATTTCTCCTTTCCCTGCGATTAAAGCAGAAGCTGATTTATCAACAAAATTCTCCTTCAGTTTTAAATAATGTTCTGTTGGTTCGCCTGACAAAAATAATTGGTCTATACACCTTATAAAATTGGCAAAATGTGTTGCTCCTGCAGAAGGGGAGTGTGTACCCTCAGATTCGTGGACTTCTACAATACCACCTGCATTGTAGGTATTGGTGAACTTGTATGTTCCATTTGGTGATTTAGTATTCCCAATCAAAATATGCTTAGGAAGAATAAAAAGCAAATAATCATGATGTGATTCGTTATATTTAGTAAAATTGTATTCATAAGGGCATGCCAATGCGCCATTTTTATGATCTTTTTTTGGTGGAGGCATAAACACGAAATTTGTAAAAGTTTT
This genomic stretch from Candidatus Woesearchaeota archaeon harbors:
- a CDS encoding magnesium transporter; translation: MDEEFREIFFSEIISITGGLFAGTMLAVFVNKLFLIPGLLILLPGFLEMRGNISGSLAGRLSVDLHLKKLKPAFKFKNNAILKDNIAASSLLVVLVAFILGVVAYFATFFIFNINNPAIIYIAVIAAVLSNIIEIPMTVLSCFWLYRHGYDPDNIMGPYLTTTGDIISVFSILIAIMVAA
- the serS gene encoding serine--tRNA ligase; its protein translation is MLDISFIRKNPAVVKKDLKKRHDEEKIAWLDDLLKKDEEWRNAKQEADELRARRNKASLEINELKKQGRDISKLIKEIKEIPDKIKKLEEKENELREKIHYYLMRIPNILHDSVPYGKDSSENAVVRTVGKPKKFDFEVKPHGELMEELNIADFKRAAKIAGTGFYYLKGALALLDLSLQRFAIDFLIKRGFTLIEPPFMMNKKSYEGVIELEAFEKVMYKIQDEDLYMIATSEHPMGAMHANEVLDEKGLPIRFCGISTNFRREIGSHGIDTRGLFRVHQFNKIEQFVFCRPEESWKMHEEIQKNSEDMYKALEIPFRVVSVCTGDIGIIAAKKYDIEAWSPREKQYFEVGSNSNCTAYQAARLNIKLQRKDGTREYLHTLNNTGIATSRAMRAILENYQNKDGTITVPKVLVPYMNGIKKIDKI
- a CDS encoding 30S ribosomal protein S2, with protein sequence MTNEESFLVPQDIYLKSGIHIGTKFKTKYMEQFIYKTRPDGLSILNLQKIDERIAAAARFLAQFAPEDIIVVSRRENGWKPVKLFGDLTGATVFAGRYPPGMLTNPQLEIYREAKMLFVTDAWPDRNAVMDAIKIGIPVIALCDTNNQSNFIDLVVPCNNKGKKSLGLLFYILTREYMKLRGMIKSNEEFTKTADDFTEE
- the radB gene encoding DNA repair and recombination protein RadB; translation: MKNILSTGSDALDLLLEGGYEKGIITTLYGPASSGKTCSCMLAAINAVKEGRKVIFIDSEGGFSVERFKQITSDYETILKNIIFLKPMNFAQQKEVFEKLKDIINEKIGLVVVDTISMLYRLELASSENGYNVNNALVQQISFLSEIARDKNIPVLLTNQVYADFEDKTKVNMVGGDIMKYGSKCLIELRKDNFGRKAVLQKHRSIKEGKEVCFEIKNQGIAILL